From Hemitrygon akajei unplaced genomic scaffold, sHemAka1.3 Scf000044, whole genome shotgun sequence, one genomic window encodes:
- the LOC140720518 gene encoding uncharacterized protein, producing MPFTSSDCEKGFTQSSQLKSHQRVHTGEKPFTCSECGKGFVRSSQLKSHQRVHTAERPSTCSECGKVFAQSSELKSHQRVHTGEKPFTCSECGKGFVRSFELKLHQRVHTSERPFTCSERGKGFVRSSELKSHQRVHTGEKPFTCSECGKGFARSSQLKVHQRVHTGERPFTCSDCGKGFTHSSSLQKHQRVHTGEKPFTCSECGKGFTQSSQLKVHQRIHTGKKPFTCSECGKGFTHSSSLQKHQRVHTGEKPFTCSECGKGFTQSAQLKLHQRVHTGEKPFTCSECGKGFIRSSQLLRHQQIHTGEKPFICSECGKGFTDSVHLKEHQFVHTVERPFTCSDCGKGFTRRFSLLTHQLDHSEEKPFTCSECGKGFTQSSQLKLHQRIHTGEKPFTCSECGKGFTQSSQLKEHRRIHTGEKPFVCSECGKGFTQSSELKSHQRVHTGERPFTCSECGKGFVRSFELKLHQRVHSSERPFTCSECGKGFVRSSELKLHQRVHSSERPFTCSECGKGFVRSSELKSHQRVHTGEKPFTCSECGKGFVRSSELKVHQRVHTGERPFTCSDCGKGLTHSSSLQKHQRVHTGEKPFTCSECGKRFTQSAQLKLHQRVHTGEKPFTRSECGKGFIRSSQLLRHQQIHTGEKPFICSECGKGFTHSSSLQRHQRVHTGEKPFTCSECGKGFTQSAQLKVHQRVHTGEKPFVCSECGKGFTQSAQLKVHQRVHTGEKPFTCSECAKGFAQSAQLKVHQRIHTGEKPFTCSECGKRFTQSAQLKVHQRIHTGEKPFICPECGKGFTDSAQLKEHQLVHTGERPFTCCECGKGFSRSSQLSRHQQTHTGEKPF from the coding sequence atgccattcacaagctcagactgtgagaagggattcacccagtcatctcaactgaagtcacatcagcgagtccacactggggagaagccgttcacttgctctgaatgtgggaaaggatttgttcggtcatctcaactgaagtcacatcagcgagttcacactgcggAGAGGCCGTccacttgctctgaatgtgggaaggtattcgctcagtcatctgaactgaagtcccatcagcgagttcatactggggagaagccgttcacctgctctgaatgtgggaaaggatttgttcggtcatttgaactgaagttacatcagcgagttcacactagtgagaggccgttcacctgctctgagcgtgggaagggatttgttcggtcatctgaactgaagtcccatcagcgagttcatactggggagaagccgttcacctgctctgaatgtgggaaaggatttgctcggtcatctcaactgaaggtacatcagcgagttcacactggggagaggccgttcacctgctctgactgtgggaagggattcactcactcgtccagcctacagaaacaccagcgagtccacactggggagaagccgttcacatgctctgaatgtgggaaaggattcacccagtcatctcaactgaaggtacatcagcgaatccacactggaaagaagccgttcacatgctctgaatgtgggaagggattcactcactcgtccagcctacagaaacaccagcgagttcacactggggagaagccattcacatgctctgaatgtgggaaaggattcacccagtcagctcaactgaagttacatcagagagtccacaccggggagaagccattcacttgctcagaatgtgggaaaggattcattcgttcatctcaactcctgagacaccagcaaattcacactggggagaaaccattcatctgctcagaatgtgggaagggattcactgattcagttcatctgaaagaacatcagtttgttcacactgtggagaggccgttcacctgctcagactgtgggaaaggattcactcggcgtTTTAGTCTATTAACGCACCAGTTAGATCACAGTGAGGAgaaaccattcacatgctctgaatgtgggaaaggattcacccagtcatctcaactgaagttacatcagcgaatccacactggggagaaaccattcacatgctctgaatgtgggaaagggttcacccagtcatctcaactgaaggagcatcggcgaatccacactggggagaagccgttcgtctgctctgaatgtgggaaaggattcactcagtcatctgaactgaagtcccatcagcgagttcacactggggagaggccgttcacttgctctgaatgtgggaaaggatttgttcggtcatttgaactgaagttacatcagcgagttcactctagtgagaggccgttcacctgctctgagtgtgggaagggatttgttcggtcatctgaactgaagttacatcagcgagttcactctagtgagaggccgtttacctgctctgagtgtgggaagggatttgttcggtcatctgaactgaagtcccatcagcgagttcatactggggagaagccgttcacctgctctgaatgtgggaagggatttgttcggtcatctgaactgaaggtacatcagcgagttcacactggggagaggccgttcacctgctctgactgtgggaagggattgactCACTCGTCCAGcctacagaaacaccagcgagttcacactggggagaagccgttcacatgctctgaatgtgggaaacgattcacccagtcagctcaactgaagttacatcagagagtccacaccggggagaagccattcactcgctcagaatgtgggaaaggattcattcgttcatctcaactcctgagacaccagcaaattcacactggggagaaaccattcatctgctcagaatgtgggaagggattcactcactcgtccagcctacagagacaccagcgagttcacaccggggagaagccgttcacatgctctgaatgtgggaaaggattcacccagtcagctcaactgaaggtacatcagagagtccacactggagagaagccgttcgtctgctctgaatgtgggaaaggattcacccagtcagctcaactgaaggtacaccagcgagtccacaccggggagaagccgttcacctgctctgaatgtgcgaagggattcgctcagtcagctcaactgaaggtacatcagcgaatccacactggagagaagccgttcacatgctctgaatgtgggaaacgattcacccagtcagctcaactgaaggtacatcagcgaatccacactggagagaaaccattcatctgcccagaatgtgggaagggattcaccgatTCAGCTCAGCTGAAAGAACATCAgcttgttcacactggggagaggccgttcacctgctgtgaatgtgggaaaggattcagtcgtTCATCTCAGCTCTCGAGACATCAGcaaactcacactggggagaaaccattctga